The Triticum aestivum cultivar Chinese Spring chromosome 7B, IWGSC CS RefSeq v2.1, whole genome shotgun sequence genome window below encodes:
- the LOC123156605 gene encoding aspartyl protease family protein At5g10770-like: protein MASSRLPSLYGGLLVLVLVLLCGGALAAPPKRYLSVSLDQVVASKARAQCYDPSSFSGETSGNKFAIHPSCSTAEQAGRNRDIASHDRARLSTIRQRSYPSAMPPMAMPPIPPFFFPPSPTPGSAPAKGMPPMLPVVAFPPMFFPPNPAPSEGMPPVPAVAFPPIYFPPAPAPAEGPSVTIPDIPGTSGYNISEFIVVVGFGTPSQPSALLFDTGSDLSWVQCQPCTGHCYQQNGPLFDPTKSSTYDVETLTFSSSRTFSSFPFGCGTTNLGDFGSVDGLLGLGRGQLSLASQTASSYDGTFSYCLPSHNMSRPGFLSIGAAPDTGKVQYTAMIKKPQYPSFYFVELASINIGGYVLPVPPSVFTSKGTLLDSGTTLTYIPSKAYTLLSDRFKFTMKGYKPAPPSEELDTCYDFSGHNAIFIPGVSFKFSDGAVFELDFFGIMMFPDDAQPAYGCLAFAADDDSFSIIGNTQQRSAEVIYDVAAEKIGFVPFSC from the exons ATGGCTTCGTCCCGACTGCCGTCGCTCTACGGCGgcctgctggtgctggtgctggtccTCCTCTGCGGCGGCGCTCTGGCGGCTCCGCCGAAGCGCTACCTCTCCGTCAGCCTCGACCAGGTGGTCGCCTCCAAGGCTCGAGCCCAGTGCTATGATCCCTCCTCGTTTTCAG GCGAGACTTCTGGGAACAAGTTCGCCATCCATCCATCTTGCAGCACGGCCGAGCAGGCGGGACGCAATCGCGACATCGCCAGCCACGACAGAGCCCGTCTGAGCACCATCCGCCAAAGGTCTTACCCTTCAGCCATGCCTCCGATGGCCATGCCTCCGATCCCTCCGTTCTTTTTCCCGCCAAGCCCCACACCAGGTTCAGCACCAGCAAAGGGCATGCCTCCGATGTTACCGGTCGTCGCCTTCCCTCCGATGTTCTTCCCGCCAAACCCCGCACCATCAGAGGGGATGCCTCCAGTCCCAGCCGTAGCCTTCCCTCCGATATACTTCCCGCCAGCCCCTGCACCAGCGGAGGGGCCGTCCGTCACCATCCCGGACATCCCGGGGACCAGCGGCTACAACATATCGGAGTTTATCGTCGTCGTTGGCTTCGGCACGCCGTCTCAGCCATCTGCTCTGTTGTTTGACACCGGTAGCGACCTGTCGTGGGTCCAGTGCCAGCCGTGCACGGGCCACTGTTACCAGCAAAACGGCCCGCTCTTCGACCCGACCAAGTCTTCCACCTACGACGTG GAGACGCTGACATTCTCCTCGTCGCGTACGTTCTCCAGCTTCCCGTTTGGATGCGGCACCACCAACCTGGGTGACTTTGGCAGCGTCGACGGGCTGCTTGGCCTCGGCCGTGGCCAGCTTTCGCTGGCCTCGCAGACGGCCTCCTCGTACGACGGCACCTTCTCCTACTGTCTTCCGTCTCACAACATGTCGAGGCCCGGGTTCCTCAGCATCGGCGCCGCCCCGGACACCGGCAAGGTCCAGTACACGGCGATGATCAAGAAGCCGCAGTACCCGTCCTTCTACTTCGTGGAGCTCGCGTCCATCAACATCGGTGGCTACGTCCTGCCGGTGCCGCCATCCGTGTTCACCAGCAAGGGCACGCTGCTCGACTCCGGCACCACCCTCACGTACATCCCCTCGAAGGCCTACACCTTGCTCAGCGACCGCTTCAAGTTCACCATGAAGGGGTACAAGCCGGCGCCGCCCTCCGAAGAGCTCGACACCTGCTACGACTTCTCCGGCCACAACGCCATCTTCATACCGGGGGTGTCGTTCAAGTTCAGCGACGGAGCCGTGTTCGAGCTCGACTTCTTCGGGATCATGATGTTCCCTGATGACGCGCAGCCGGCCTACGGGTGCCTCGCGTTCGCGGCCGACGATGATTCCTTCTCCATCATCGGCAACACGCAGCAGCGTTCCGCCGAGGTGATCTACGATGTTGCAGCCGAGAAGATTGGTTTTGTTCCCTTCAGTTGCTGA